The sequence CCTTGATTCAACAATGATTCTGGTAAGAACATCCTCAGATGTGATGGAGAGTGGGGAGAGACGGCCAGCAATTCAGGAGAAAAGGTGACAGGAAGACAGTCCAAGTAAGGAAGAGAGAAGGCACTAATACAGGCAACAGGACACAAGGAGAGAGAAGAAAGGGAAGTGAGTCAGTAAGGCTCaagaaagagaggaaaggagaagagTCACTAACATGTTGGAGAGGAGAagtgaggggagcagaaggagtcgTCGTCCTCGTTGCCATAGAAACCCAGGCTACCTTTGGGCTCATCTGGTGTCACCAGTGGGGGTGCTATATCAggcatctcctcctcctcaggcTGCAGGCCTGTCCCCTGAAGCGCAGAGATGTCCAACtcatctggcatttcaatggAGACATCTGATAAGACAAGCAACACAAGTAGGATGACTAGCAACACATCAGGGATTGCATCCAAAACATGCTAACAGAACAAGAGCACTCAAAGGGGGAGGCTCCCAAGAGCCGCTGTTGTATAGTGGCTAAGAGCATGAACCAGGAAGTTCACCGTCACAAATCTACCAGCTAGCTTTATGCTAGTCATTATTTCACAGCTTTGGCTGCCCCCATTTGCAACTGCAGATAATATTGGCCTACCTCACAAGGAAGTTTTAAGGATTACCAGGCAGCGCTACATAAAATTACTAAGTGTTGTCATTACAATATGGAATCCGGTGTAGCAACAAGAGTCACCATGCTAGAATTAGGGGCAGTCACTCCCAACCCTGATGATCATGACTTCTCAATATCCATGTTTTCTCAATCTTACCAAGTTTTTTTGGCACCCAATCTAGGCCAAAAGTGAACTTCTTGATCTGGATCACTAGATAATCTGGGAAGGATGCAAACCTGGTTGTcctaaaaaggagagaaaaagccaGTGAAGCATCACATTTCAGAAGTTAGTAAGTAAgtaattttttaattttggtcAAAGACCAACAATTTCAAAAGTCAAGAACACCtaagggagagaaggaagacaCCTCAGTATAGACTCCAACATGGGGCAGCAGTTGTAAGCTTATGGTTTCTGGctttctcacaagcttcccaCCTCCTGCATACTATGATTCAGGGAATACGTGTACTTGCCTAAAGTAGAGGTTATTGCAACAGTAAGAACAGGAAGCTATTTGTATAGCAAATGGCAGGGGTAATATAAAAAAGCAAGATTTAGGTTCTATGGTCTCAGAAAAGTGTCCAGCCTCTAACTTGCATTCTTAAGCAAGGTCTTGGAGTGGGTGGTCTCTTGTCAAATCCAGGCAATTTTGGAGGACATCCATTATTTAGATCCATTACAATCTGGCTGCCAGCCATTATTTGGGTCAGACATTAACTTGCACTGGGAACAGGGGAAGGGCATCCTTATCGGTTCTCCTGGATCTTTCagtgctttcgataccatcaaccattaTTTCCTACTAGACTGGCTCTCTGGGATAGGACGCGGGGACATGGTATTGCAGTGGCTCTGGGCCTGTTTAGAGGGCAAGGTCCACAGGTTGGTGCTGAATCTTCTGTTCCATCTCATGGCCACTGGCTTTTGGGATGGCTCAagctcccatgcttttcaatgtcTATATGAAACTGAAGCAAAGTCAGCCAGAGGTTTGGGCAAAGGCATCATCAGTATGTAAATAACCCACAGCTCAACCTCTTTTCTATCTTTAAATCCCAAGAACATGTTGGAAACTCTGAAACAGGTGCCCAGGGCAGTTTTTGGCGTGAACGAACTATGAGCCTATGATAGCCTATAAGCAAGGACTATCATGCTAGTGAATAGCAGAAGCAGGGCCTTTTCTGCGATGGCCTCACACTTCTGGAATACCCTCCCTAGGGGGATGCATATGACCCCTTCTTTGTTGGTTTTCAGGAAATGCTTAAATATGTTCTTGTTCTGGCCTGtatttggataattttctggaacgCTTGTTGTAGCaaatatttgctgctgctgttatgttTAAGGTTGATGCTTTGTGCTATTTTAATCATTTTGAATTCTGTTGTAAGCAGCCTTGCAAGGATACGCGCCGACAGGCAGTGTAGAAatctataaaaatacatatagcaGGTAGTCCCAATGAATGACATCACAAAAGAGAACCTTTTTACATGACTAATGTACAGAGCAGTGTAAAATTTTAAGTCTGGAATATTTAAAGAAGAGAATGTTAAAGGctaagtcattttttaaaaagctgcagaCATATTTACAAGAAACATAGATGATACAAATGCATTATTTGCCAGAGGTAAATTAAGCCACTGACATCATTTGAATTCATCCTGGGCTGGTCCAAGAATTCCATTTCCAAAAATCAACAAAATGAAGCCATGTCTGCCTGCCTGGACTCTCCCATGCCATGCCAGTCTGCTGCAAAAGCCTGGCACCCAGCTAGTGCTCCTCTGCCATACTTATAGCTTTCCCCCCCTAATTAGGCTCCCTGAAACCTTATGTCTTTATGCCTTTGTAAGAATTGTCAATAAAATAGTGACTCTTTTTCTTGTCTGCCTGAAATTTGGTAGGGTCTAGCTCCTCTGGAAGATCACTGGAATGACACGAAAGTTGAATGGCAATATTACAAGTCCACAAAGTTACAGGTAAACAGAtagcccattgaaatcaaagagAAACAAGAATACAATGAAGCAAATGTGTTATCAACAAGAAGGCTTTTTTCCCCCTTGCACACCCCTCCTTTTCTAGGTAGCTAGCTTGGCCTCCCTGCTACCCCACTCACTTGAGTGCTACAGacttggcctgcaaggctgtACTCCAGAAGTCATCTACTTGTTCTGGGGCTCCATAGGCCTCAAGGCAGGAGCTGAAAGGCACCTTGGCACGGACCAGCTCAGGCAGTGGCTGCTTTTCTTCTTCCGCCTGCCGCTTCTTTTCTTCATATTCTAGCAACTCATctggaggaaaaaaacaaaaaggagcacTGTGAGAAATAAACTGGGTTGGTTATAGGATATGGGCAAGGCATAATTTTCACTATGATGTTCACTGCAGACAAATTCTGCACCTGTGTTGCCTGCCACGCTGATGGCAATATCTACTCGGGCTAGCCAACAGGAAAAGCTTAGTGTATCATGTACAACCAAGATGCCTGTGCACCCTTCTGACAGGACAGAGATAGGGAGAGACAGAGACCATGAATGGAATTTTAGTTTTGCCAGAATCTCAGAGCAAGGCTCAGCCATTTTTAGAGTGGAGAAAGGGAATTAGCTGCCTGATATCCTCATGTCAAACACAGGAACTTGATAGTCTAACTTTGCTCCAAAGAGGGCCAACGTTCTTGCGCATCCCATTCCCTCACGGTCCGAGCGTTTCCCAGTTCACACACATGACCACAGAAAAAGGGTACAAAAGGGGGGGGGTCCAGTTATTGCCCATgagagcctccctccccacctttgTTCAGTGCTGCCTCCATGGGCACCGGCAGCTGCATGATGTAATCAACGCGCTGGGTGTATTTCACTTTCTCCGTGGCCAAGCACTTGAGCTTCTCCTCCACTAAGAAGCGGAAGACCTCATTTGGGTTCTCAGAGCTCCGGCAGTTCCTCTGGGGAAGGAAAACATTTGAAGAGGAAAAGGGAGCATCAGAGTCAGGGACAACACTGGATGCTGGAGGAACGAATTTAGCAACAaggacatttcaaaacaaataaaagctACTCTGCCCACTTCTCCATTTAAAACCTGTACCAAAGGTTTTCAAGCTTCTGGTCTTCAGGGAAGCACTTGTTTTGGCTGTTGAGGAACTATCATTCATTGCAGACGATTTTGGGCCTAGCTAGTGCACTACATATTGGGCCTGGGCTGAGTGCACACTCAACGCTCCTTTGCAGCTGTATATTTCTTGCAAAAGATGAGCAGAGGACAAGCTATCTTTCAGGAAGAAAGACATTCTGCCCTTGTTGATCTTCTGACTGAGGAACCCCAGGGTTCCCTGAAACACTGTCTGGAAACTACTGACCTAAACTATGCCTCCTTTCTAAAGGTTTCATAACTCTAGCCCTGGGGTGAAGAACTGGTTCTGGCAGGCAGGCCAGATTCTTAAATCCTTCTGCCTCACAGACCaactttggcaggtgggcagggccaccaaCTGCAAATTACCTAATGTCATAATGATGCCAGAtgattgacacctgtcaaagttcaaaggagAGCACTGTAACCACCAAGTTAGAGCAACATCCTTTGAAGATGCACtttcagtgccaatcagctgattggtgttgGAAATGGACCTTGAAAGAGGATTGCTGTAACCATCAATCAGCTAATCAGCTGTTACTAGGAGTCCCTTTGAAGTATGGGCAAAAAGAAAAATGCTCCAGTTTTTAAACTGGACATTTCCCCCTCTGCAGAGGAAGTGATTTGGGTCCTCCAACAGTGCAACAGAGAAAAtgcccctttttaaaatatggagCATTTCCCCCATCTCTTCAGAAGAAGTAATCCAAATGCAAATTGCTTCCTCAAGCCCCATCATCAGCAGTAGGGAGTTCCTCCCAGCAGTGAGTACTGCTGGGAGCCCCATTTACAAAGGAGGAATCAGAAGCTTCCAACTGTTCCTTTGTAGCCGTGTCTGCACCTACTGTCACGTAACGTGTGGGGCAGATGTGCGTGGAATGGCTTCATAGGCTACCCTGGGATCCATGCTGGGCCTAATCAGGCCCATGAGCTGGAGGTGCCCCACCCCTGCTTAGTGATCTACTCTGGAATAAAATACACAGCAGAATGAATGTGCTCTCTTCAGGTCTCCCACCATTCAAATAACTTTTCCTgaaacattttgaaaggaaatcctAAAGCAGGCACCCTTGCAGATTAATATTCCCAACAATGCCGTCAGCAGCCATGTCTCTCCAGTGCCAGTACTCAGTTAGTGCCCTGCAGTGTTGGCCTTCCATACAACTCCTGGTCACCAGTCCAAGTATCTTCCCACTTTTTCTATTCTGAAGACCAAAATAAAGAACAAACGTAATTTCCCAAGACCCAGGAATTATTACCTCCACCATGTTGATGAAGTGCAGGAAGAACTCCTGAGCATCTTGTTGTCGATTGGTAGAGAATTCTGGATGACCTTTACCAACAAGAGATTTAAACATACGTGGTGCAATGCCATCTTGAATGCCCTGCAAGGAGAGGAGACTGGAGTGAGCATTTGCTTCAATCAAGACAGCCCCATAATTGTTTTAGGAAGTATTTCCTTCCAACCTCAAGGATAACTGGAGGCCTCAGAACCCTACCTTCTGGTCCAGTTGCTGTTCTCCGTCTGAAGGAGCTGGTTTTGAATATTCCCCAGAGAGCAGCCCATGGCCCAGCTTGGCTCTGGAAAAGCAGATATATTTAATCAGCCCCGGGACAGAGAATAAAAATGTGACCTTGCAAGCCTTAACCTTGCAGCCATCCGAAATCTTGATGGGGGTCTCCTAGTTCACATTTTGGCTCTAACAGACTTTGACTAATTTAGGAGCCTCACAATGTCAACAGCTTTCAAGGAATTGTGCAAGTAATACAAAATATATTCTCCCAGCAACAGAGATCTCTGGATTAGTGGCATCCAGCTTTCCCTTTGATTGgaactgcccccctccccccactttgagttAAGTTTCTAAGACCTCACAATTCTAAAAAAAAGTATCAGAACCCCAACCACAGCATGTCACTGAAAGTAAAGCTTTTCAAAATGGTCACTGCTCTGGCTCAATGAGTATGCTCTCCCAAACTATGATGGAGGAATGGGCCTGAACTGcaaaggacagccccacataatcAAGCCTAGTGGAGTGAACAATGGGAAAAAGTAGAAGGGTCAGGGTGGtcctgctggagaaagagagacacTGAACCAGCTGGAGGATAGTGGTGGAGGACACATTTAGAGGGGGTTTCAAGCAGGAAGAGAGCAAGGACAGAAGGAGTCGCAGGAAAAGAAAAGATTAAAGAGCAATAattttgaactgggcccggaaacaaactggcaaccaatgcagctgttttaaaacaggttatatgagttctaaagggaaccagTCTGCATCtccgttagaattgcttttaatatgttttctttaataatatgtttttaactcttttttaaaaagattttttaaagctttaaaaaaaaatgttttaaatgttttgttttaatgtattttaaggtcttttaatgatgtttcagagtgtttttagcgtctctgtttgccgccctgggtgcctgctgggaggaagggcgggatataaatcaaataataaataaataaataaataaaaagagggtTAGAGAAACGGCAGCAAAGTAAAATTATGGAGAATTGGGGTGACCAGTTATCAGAAGAGCCTTCAGGGGTGCAGAAGCAGGAGTGGGTTTACTAGGGAACCTGAAAAAAGCATTAGGTAAGCATTCATGACAAGACATTTCATGTTAAGTCTGCTAATGTACTAGCCAGTGTTGCTTAGCAGTAACCAGTCTTTCCATGGGTACTCTGTTGGATTCAGATATCTGGGCCACACAAAACTCCTTAGCAGCAACCCTGTGCCAGGGCAACCCAGGAACATCTATTCCTTTAGAGCAGGGGTTGACAccctccagcccaagggccacaaggGTCTCTCCTAATCTCAtgagggagaggggaaaatgAAAAGGATGAAGCAATGGAGGGAGGAAGAACAGGGGAAAAAACCTTCTGCAATCAAATGTTGGCAAGAGAGATCCAATTATCACTTGAAAGCCCactgggtggggagggagggagggaggggagagagagagagagagtgagagaaaccTGCCCAAGAACAGCAAGCAGTCAGGGACAGAGACTGCTCTCctaagggaatgtgacccttgacAGAAAGAGTGTTTTGCAACACTACATACACTTGGGTGTTGAAGTCTTGTGTAGGATCTGTGGGAGCACCTTGGAATATTTTGTCTATCTTGTCTACGTACctagaaagcaaaaaaaaaaaagtttagggaaccaagactgcataattcagaagagcagagcTGGCAAGTGTAGGGCTAGTATCTATTCAGGGTTTGGGGTCCAAACAATCTTAACttcattttgtaaaaattaaaacaaaaatatacataTCTAGGCCTCAGAGAAGTACAGAAACATCTCTGCTTGGGAGTCTCTCCTGCATGTTTTGACTGGGAATGCCCGCTTAACATACATTCAATGTCACAAATGAAGGATGCAGAGAAGGggggttgcccctgagcactggACCTTCCTTCCTCTGGAGGCTCCTGTTTGGCATGTCTTCTAGAAACAGCATGATGTGTCTTTATTCAAATTGGCTTTTGGTGACCAGGGACAACGCAAGGTGGGGTTTAATCAAAGCACTATAGCACAGGTATGTGGTTAATGTAATTCCGAGCACCTCAAGGCAGGGAATAAACTGAACAAAAGACATACAGGTCTGCTTGATTTACGAAGCTTTCGTTCAGGCACACAGTTTATTTTGACTTATTTAGAAGCAGAGAGGGCAAAATTGGGCTTTGCTCCCCACCTCCGAAGGTACTAAGATCGCTATGTTACACAAGACCCGTTTACAGTCTCAGAAGTGGCTTAATAGAATTCCCTGCAGCCCCACAGATAACAGAGGTTTCCTCTGGCTCACTTACTTCCGTTGGAAGTCTGGTATGCTAAACAGCACCTGTACTACTGAGTTGAGATAGCAGCTGTTTCCCAGGTTACGGATGCCTGTGTAGCCAGGGCCATAGAGGGGCTTGAGCTGAACCCCAGACTCCTGGATCAGTTCCCACTCGCCGATCCGCTGGTTCATATCAATCTCTAGCTCTGTCATTGTCTTGTCGGTCTGGGAAGGAAGAGCCACAGAAAATACTCAGGGGGACCTGAGGACTGGTGATCAGAGGGACGTTCACAGAGTAAGTCACAACATGGGCAGCAAGTAATGTCTTTATAAATCTGAAGGCACAAAGAACTCAAGGGCCACCTCCCCACTCTTTCCCTGGCTACTTAGAATTTACCTTCCTAAAAAAGGAAGAACCTAAAACACTGAATGAAAGACAGAAGGAGCATTCTGACTGAAGTCCAGCATTAGGGGTGGGAAATAGGCTCTCTCTACACTTGCTCAAAGGCCTTTGAGTCACTCCAATGGTGATTCCACATCCTATCTCAGTATCGTGCCAACATCTCAATCCAACAGTAGCTATGAAAATCCCAGAGTAAGAAGCAATTGCCCTCCTCACCTTCTGCATTTTCAGCATGTCTATCCCAAAATGAGCCAGGTGTTCAGCCAGGTTGGGATCCAAAACCATGTCGTCCTCATCGTAAGAATAGACATctgcaggggaaaggaaagggggcagggaaggaggaaccaACAACGTTTGACCATATGCATCTTGGAGCTGTTCCAACCTATATTAATCCTGCCCTTTACCTCAGGAGTTGGAATGACCATCAGGTGCTTGCAGCTTGAACGCAGCTTGGCCATGCAAAGTAAATTCTATCTGGCCCTGAGCAGGAGTATCATATTTTAATATAGGAGAGAAACTGTGAGCAATTTTTGATtgcatcttgtgtgtgtgttttgttttttgcagaatTTGTATACGGTACTCTTGGCCCATAACTACTCAAGCCATCTGTGGAATGGGTGGGTTGCATGACAAGATACACGTCTAGCTCCCTGTCAAGAGTAAGGACTACCAACTGGCAGCTGATGGGTCAGACCCAGTTGTTGAAACAATTCGACCTGTCCCCTGGAACTCTTGCCAAAACCAAGGCACAGTCAAAACGTCTTCTTATAGGATATGAGGGCAAAGAGACATGCCTTCCAGATGTGTGAGAGTAAAGCCATGTTACATCTCTCTTTTGCATGCAAGATGTAACCTACCTGAAGGTAGTGTGGGAACCCCATTAACTGTGAAGCAACAATGTTCAACAACAGCAGCTTTATTAAGAGATCAGCCTTAATAGAGGGTAGCAAAATTAATTTCTGATTTCCCTGACCCAAAAATAGATGGCCATTCCTGATAGAGCTAGGTAGGATCTATGATCTATgatactgtcatggccccgtcagaggactcatcagacgaggatgactcgggagtaacagcagcagacccagaaggagaaacggaggaaactcctgagaacccagctccttctccccctcagctgcagagcaccccagacacagctgaagcccttcagccagatgcagacagtgaacaggatactccccccttacctgcagaacgtaggcaacagaaggtcaggcagaagaggggcaggcctgtccacttaaagccaaaacgctgatggctcacacctgctgacaagcctgctccttaaaagtcaaaccttggcttcagcttgttgctgactacaacgtcaggcgtgaccactgtgtgtcttcctatcccctgaaccttgacttggactgatctctcggcaaactagacccggaccttcactgacgtctcttctggatttctggcttggcacataagctttgaacggcctctgcccttatcttgcttcctccttgctagcctggcagatttatagccaagctgccggctgaggacttacggcctggcaattaccaaggaatctccagccctgcctgcacccccagtGAAGAGCAGACAGATACATAGCAATCCAGGTGCCCAGGCAAACCTTCCAATCCCAGGAGAACATAACCACATACTAAAATAGCAATGAGCCCTTCAAGATGGTGAGGAGGACAATAGCCAACTCTGACCTAACTCGGAAAGATTGTCCTTGAGCCTAGGCAGCAAAGCCCCTTTCCCGATCCCTATAACTGCAAGTGCTTTAAAGCCAAGCACAAAGGAATGAACCTCTCAGTGGCCACAGAGTCCAGGGCGGGAGACAAAGGATTCCAGCACCTATCTCGTCAGGACAGACGCTGGCTGTGGctgcagtctcaattagatgcctCTCTTACCAGCTCCGTCAGGAGTGATTGTTCCCAACTTCACAGCCAGAGGGTAGCCAGTTTCCCGGTAATGTTCTACTGCATGGTTGTTCCCTCCACTGCCGTCAAAGTAGCGTCGGCCACACAAGATGGAGCCATCGGTCATGTTGAGCCACAGATTCTCACGCATATCACATTTGCTGCACTTCCAGCCACTGGCAGTTAGGTGGGATAAGCAAGGAAACAGTTAGGTGGGATAAGCAACTTTTCTCAGCCACCAGCTTTACCCTACCAGGAATcaggtatgcacacacacaccccacaaaacCCCAAGCAATAGCAAGCCTGCCTCCTTCCTAGGGAGCTCACTGGCTTGTCTTGGACCCCCTAAATGAAAGTGAACATGGAAAAGGGGTGCAGATGTCTCAGGTTAACGGTAGAAAGGAAGCAAAAAAGGCGCTCCGCCCTTTCCTCCCGGTAAGCAACTCAACAGGAGAAAGGAGAAAAATGCAGA is a genomic window of Rhineura floridana isolate rRhiFlo1 chromosome 1, rRhiFlo1.hap2, whole genome shotgun sequence containing:
- the USP5 gene encoding ubiquitin carboxyl-terminal hydrolase 5 isoform X3, which produces MNTFLGFGKQYVVKYYEKTGQRVYLHLKKTRKLKEEDTNSSAGDPPRKKPTRLAIGVEGGFDIPEEKYEYDEHIKIVILPEHLDIPRDGLEGLPDMVKDRISSAIEAILTADSASRKQEVQAWDGEVRRVSRHAFSLQQLQNGVRIPPCGWKCSKCDMRENLWLNMTDGSILCGRRYFDGSGGNNHAVEHYRETGYPLAVKLGTITPDGADVYSYDEDDMVLDPNLAEHLAHFGIDMLKMQKTDKTMTELEIDMNQRIGEWELIQESGVQLKPLYGPGYTGIRNLGNSCYLNSVVQVLFSIPDFQRKYVDKIDKIFQGAPTDPTQDFNTQVAKLGHGLLSGEYSKPAPSDGEQQLDQKGIQDGIAPRMFKSLVGKGHPEFSTNRQQDAQEFFLHFINMVERNCRSSENPNEVFRFLVEEKLKCLATEKVKYTQRVDYIMQLPVPMEAALNKDELLEYEEKKRQAEEEKQPLPELVRAKVPFSSCLEAYGAPEQVDDFWSTALQAKSVALKTTRFASFPDYLVIQIKKFTFGLDWVPKKLDVSIEMPDELDISALQGTGLQPEEEEMPDIAPPLVTPDEPKGSLGFYGNEDDDSFCSPHFSSPTSPMLDESVITQLVEMGFPTDACRKAVYYTGNSGAEAAMNWVMSHMDDPDFANPLVLPGSSGPGSTITCPDPPSEDSVATIVSMGFSRDQAMKALRATNNSLERAVDWIFSHIDDLDAEAAMDISEGRSAAESISESVPAGPKVRDGSGKYQLFAFISHMGTSTMCGHYVCHIKKENRWVIYNDQKVCASEKPPKDLGYIYFYQRIPS
- the USP5 gene encoding ubiquitin carboxyl-terminal hydrolase 5 isoform X2; translated protein: MAELSEALLSVLPSIRVPKAGDRVHKDECAFSFDTPESDGGLYICMNTFLGFGKQYVVKYYEKTGQRVYLHLKKTRKLKEEDTNSSAGDPPRKKPTRLAIGVEGGFDIPEEKYEYDEHIKIVILPEHLDIPRDGLEGLPDMVKDRISSAIEAILTADSASRKQEVQAWDGEVRRVSRHAFSLQQLQNGVRIPPCGWKCSKCDMRENLWLNMTDGSILCGRRYFDGSGGNNHAVEHYRETGYPLAVKLGTITPDGADVYSYDEDDMVLDPNLAEHLAHFGIDMLKMQKTDKTMTELEIDMNQRIGEWELIQESGVQLKPLYGPGYTGIRNLGNSCYLNSVVQVLFSIPDFQRKYVDKIDKIFQGAPTDPTQDFNTQVAKLGHGLLSGEYSKPAPSDGEQQLDQKGIQDGIAPRMFKSLVGKGHPEFSTNRQQDAQEFFLHFINMVERNCRSSENPNEVFRFLVEEKLKCLATEKVKYTQRVDYIMQLPVPMEAALNKDELLEYEEKKRQAEEEKQPLPELVRAKVPFSSCLEAYGAPEQVDDFWSTALQAKSVALKTTRFASFPDYLVIQIKKFTFGLDWVPKKLDVSIEMPDELDISALQGTGLQPEEEEMPDIAPPLVTPDEPKAPMLDESVITQLVEMGFPTDACRKAVYYTGNSGAEAAMNWVMSHMDDPDFANPLVLPGSSGPGSTITCPDPPSEDSVATIVSMGFSRDQAMKALRATNNSLERAVDWIFSHIDDLDAEAAMDISEGRSAAESISESVPAGPKVRDGSGKYQLFAFISHMGTSTMCGHYVCHIKKENRWVIYNDQKVCASEKPPKDLGYIYFYQRIPS
- the USP5 gene encoding ubiquitin carboxyl-terminal hydrolase 5 isoform X1; its protein translation is MAELSEALLSVLPSIRVPKAGDRVHKDECAFSFDTPESDGGLYICMNTFLGFGKQYVVKYYEKTGQRVYLHLKKTRKLKEEDTNSSAGDPPRKKPTRLAIGVEGGFDIPEEKYEYDEHIKIVILPEHLDIPRDGLEGLPDMVKDRISSAIEAILTADSASRKQEVQAWDGEVRRVSRHAFSLQQLQNGVRIPPCGWKCSKCDMRENLWLNMTDGSILCGRRYFDGSGGNNHAVEHYRETGYPLAVKLGTITPDGADVYSYDEDDMVLDPNLAEHLAHFGIDMLKMQKTDKTMTELEIDMNQRIGEWELIQESGVQLKPLYGPGYTGIRNLGNSCYLNSVVQVLFSIPDFQRKYVDKIDKIFQGAPTDPTQDFNTQVAKLGHGLLSGEYSKPAPSDGEQQLDQKGIQDGIAPRMFKSLVGKGHPEFSTNRQQDAQEFFLHFINMVERNCRSSENPNEVFRFLVEEKLKCLATEKVKYTQRVDYIMQLPVPMEAALNKDELLEYEEKKRQAEEEKQPLPELVRAKVPFSSCLEAYGAPEQVDDFWSTALQAKSVALKTTRFASFPDYLVIQIKKFTFGLDWVPKKLDVSIEMPDELDISALQGTGLQPEEEEMPDIAPPLVTPDEPKGSLGFYGNEDDDSFCSPHFSSPTSPMLDESVITQLVEMGFPTDACRKAVYYTGNSGAEAAMNWVMSHMDDPDFANPLVLPGSSGPGSTITCPDPPSEDSVATIVSMGFSRDQAMKALRATNNSLERAVDWIFSHIDDLDAEAAMDISEGRSAAESISESVPAGPKVRDGSGKYQLFAFISHMGTSTMCGHYVCHIKKENRWVIYNDQKVCASEKPPKDLGYIYFYQRIPS